The Prunus dulcis unplaced genomic scaffold, ALMONDv2, whole genome shotgun sequence genomic interval TTGGGGAAGTGCCTGAAGTTTCCAATGGAGAGAGTGATGGAATCAGACTTCGGGAAAGATATTTTATAAACGAAGGAATTACATGCAAtgctttagaagaagcatttctgaggtgcacagaggaagatgacatctacaagctagctcttgtttactttgctgagttagtggttttgggaagggacaaacatttgaacatcaatctaaattaccggacccttgtagaggacttggatgcgttcaacaggtatccgtggggttcggtgtcctttgacaaaacccaagacagtctattttctgcaccaacaaagtatgtgaaaagctttgaaaatgaagagggaagagggaaggggaaaagtaaggTAAGGGGAACAAGccggagaaatgagaagggcaagaaggataagcatggtgaagcgcaaaggagtggctggagttttaaaggGTTCACGTATGCTTTCCCGGTACATGGTAATAATGTTCATGtcagttatgttttgtttatctttaaaacataaataatgacttttgtcctttgaattgtgtagattttggtatatgaattaattcctaGAATGGCGGACCTGAATTACTGCAAGGTTGTTGATCCGACCGCTGTCCCGCGTATTTTGCGATGGAGAACTACTACGTCTGTTCcagagatgagaaagttgaacaattatttttttccagagCAAAGAGGTTTGGTTTGCAGCCCTTGGAACTATTGATAAGATTGAATGAATTTATTAAGTAGAATGATTTAATATGACTCTTGTCTGTATTCTGAAACAGTCAGTTCAGTTGCGGGCGCTATGTCTGAGTGAAGAGGAAATGAGACAGCCATATTGGAGTTGGCCACAGGATCGCCCTACTGTTGTCTCGGCAGAGccaattccttcttcatgtGGTGATATTGATGAGTTGAACAAGGTGGTAAGCTTGTTGAGGTCCGAGTTGTTTCAAGTAAAGCGGGAAAAAGACGTACTTCACTTGAAGGTCATACGGATGGAAAAACTGTTGGACCAATGTTTAGGTCCTCAGTTTGATCAGGAAGTAAGGAGGGACCTAGCTTTACTGAAACAGAGGACGAATCGCTGTGTCGTCTCACATCTATTTAAAGGATATGGGGGATATCCGGAAATGGATGACCTACTTCAACAGgatgaagggccaagtaacaTAAATGAGGgggaggaaaaggaagatgaagggaaTTGAAGGGGGGAAGGGGTAATAAAAATGAATGaggaaaaaagggaaagagaagAGGGATTGAAGGGGAAGAAGGGTGAAGGCCAATACAACCGAGGAAcgaggaggaaaaaaaaggaagaagaggggattgaaggggggGAAGTGGCAAGGAAAACCAAGGTGAGGAGAGGAAggggaaaggaaaaagaagtgaagaaaGCAAGTgcaagtaaaaaaaaagaaaaaggaaaaaaaaaagcccaaagacaaagaaagaggGGAGggaaagtgaaaagaaaaaagaaaaagggagaggaaaccaaaaaaaaaaaaaaaaaaaaagaaggaaaagtgaaagaaaagaaggaaaaaggaagTGCAAAAAACcaatgtgagaaagaagataatgaagtCATGTTGCTTGGGGGTGACATTGGCGAGAGCACGGAGGGGACACAGCTTGAGTTTAGTATCGTGGACATTGATTTGGATCAACACACAGCTGTGTTATCTAAGTTGAACATCTGGTTGAATCTTAACGGTAAAGCTTCCGCACAAGGGGTCCAattaaggaaaaggaagaggatcatTCCGAAGTGGAAGATCATTGAAGCCAGTGAATTGGTTCCAACAACTGGGGCACGTTTAAGGGGATTAAAGATGTTAGACCCACTGAAGGCGATTCCCCATGATGATCTGGTGAATTTGCTGAAACTTTGTTGGGAATGGCGCCAGGACCCAAAGTAAGTCCCTTGCAATTATAAGATAGAAGCATGActctttataatttttaatattggcCATTTTCTAAAACTGTTTTATATTCATAGTTTGGTGATGCAATTTGGAAACGTGGAAGCTGAGATTGAATTCTTGGCTTCCCTCGTGaaagctgatggttggctgaaaGGAGATGTAAGTGtaattgattatgcatttgttttaatgtcCATAGATTATGAGATTGACAATAAAAACATGTTGCAGCACCTTGATTTGGGGTTGTATCTCATGCGGAAGCGACAACAACAGTTGGAGGAAGTTGAAATAGCTGACTGGACAACgacatatgtttttttttatggtatgtCATCGGCCTTGACCAAGTGCCGTTAATAATTACACATTATCCATACACACCTTTATCGGAGGTGTTTAACCATTGATTGTTTTGGATTTCACAGAATCACATAAGTACTTGCTTTGCGgagaataaaaggaaaaaacagcAGGTTGggtggaaaatcagaaaaagtttACTAAACGTTGTAAATGGGAAGGTTCCTCCGTGTGGGATGGATTGGCAGAACGTCTATAAGGTGTATACCCCATTTATGTTGACGAAGTACAAGCATTGGGTGGCTGTAATGATTGATCTGGTATTGTGTGAAATCAAAGTGGACGATTCAAAGGTTTCACTAATTCCAGATGACATCATAAAGGAAGAACTCGCCCCGCTATCAATTACGCTTCCAAATCTTCTCAACACCATCGACTTTTATGAAGAAGGTGTTTATGCAAACAATTGCAGCCGAGATTGGTGGTGTCTGTGGCCAATAGAGCGTGTGGATGTTCCACAACAGTCTAATGAGTAAgcacaactttttatttatttttattactttCAATTGTCAATTACGTTAGAATGTCATTAGTTGAATTGATCGAGTTCTTTTTTTGCTTCAGAGGCGATTGTGGCATGTTTGTGTTAAAGTACATTGAGCTTTTCAGCGCTCAGCTTCCGTTAGCTACTTGCACCTCGCACAACATGCCTTTTTTTCGGTTGAAATTGGCTGCGGAGATAACAAGGGGAGATGCTTACTTCCCATGATATTGGTTGAAGATGACAAATGGTACATCAGAAGGTTTTGGGAATGTCCTTTCTCAAACTAATGTAAATACACAATATTCTCGTACGAGTCCTTTTCGAATTGTACCGCTAACTCCTCCATGACATTTACATGTTTGTTAACCAAACTGCATTGAATTGGAATTTGAAGACTGCATATGTGAATTGGGATTTGAACATGACTTTTTAAGTGTATTACATCATTGCAATGCGATATGTCATTGTTGATGCAAGCCACCATTAATCGCAATGTGTTGCATCATAATAGGTGTCTAAACATGCGAAATGTTTTCGGCAGCTCAGTACCATAAAAGTAGAAACAAAGACCCATACACAAAATGAACAACAATTCACTTGCGTTTCGACAAGCAATACACACACAACAGACAAACAATATACACAAAATTGGCCTGCCATATTCAgacaatagacatgcaatatacacacgATAGACATGCACTATACACACAGTatacatgcaatatacacacaataagGTGGAAGCGATTTACACACAGTAGagatgcaatatacacacaatagtaggaaaatatacacacaatagacNNNNNNNNNNNNNNNNNNNNNNNNNNNNNNNNNNNNNNNNNNNNNNNNNNNNNNNNNCATCACATTTGTATCAATGAATTTGATAGTGGGATAATCCCAAATATGGCTATGCAAACAGccatttaattaactttttgacTGTCTGACTCTGTATGCACCGTTATGacgttttcccttcttttgtcTTCAGTTTTAATTCACTTGGGTTCAGTTTCTTTGAAAACGGTCAACTTCGAAATACCCCACCTGGAAACACCTTTTCAAAACACTATAAATCATCCGCTAAAACAAAACGTGTACCCCAAATATTCTCTTTTGCACCTCTGCCACTCCTGAAATCGTTCCATTCCAAAAACTGTTCAATGAATTCGAAACACTTCACTACAAtcggaggaaagagaaggaagcatGTCCATTTGGATATGCCCCAAGCCTTCATCCCGGAGTCCGCTTGGTTTCAAGTGATGTTATACGGGGCAACCGAATCATCGGAAGATCTCTTCCGTATGGCATCTGTGTGCCCATTGTTCCAAACTTTGGCAAACAGTCCACAAGTGTGGAACACCATTTCAATGGCAAAGTACCCATACCATCCTATCTGGTACCGTGCCAGACCTGCGGTCCAGCATTTCTTTGAACAATGCAGGGCTTGCGATAACCCTGAGTCCATATTTAGAGAAGCATTCGATATTTTTTTCAAGCACGGTAAGGTGGAAGCGTTGTATGGGATGCGCACTGCAGCCACGGCAGGCCATATGGAAGCGGCTATGTAGTTGGACTACTTGGTATGTCCGGAATTGGTCAGTCAAAAGAGGATGCATTACAATTCTTGTGTTCTTTGAATCAACGTAACAACATTGATATGAAAGGAACCAGGGATGCTTTGACACGAAGATTAAACACAGCATGTGTTGCAACACATATCGTAGATATGTTTGACTATGGGAAGATTAAGTTTAATCGCTGCAGCGCTTGTAACAACAATGAATggtattttgttattcaaggCTGGCCTAGTGAAGACAAGATAAATCCTGCCTTCTGGACTTGTTGCAATCGATGCAAATGGCACCGTGAGAGTATTTTTTGGTCCAAACTGATGCGTGAGTATGTTGTGCGAGGGAATCACGTTTTTTTTGCATTAGTTTGAGTACGAATTTACGGTTTTGATGCATTGTGGACTTGCTTCTCTTCACTTCTAGGTTGGCTGGCTACGTTGTACATATGTTGTATAAATGTTATTTAAAAGTTGGTATTTTGTCATAAAccgttttatatataaatgtataatatttattagatAGGGGAATTATTACTTACATCATAGACGGCTAGGATTGATATTTTATTGACACAGATATTTTGCTCACCGACCCCAATCTTCATATTTCGTAAACGAAAAGTCATGCATGGAGTAAATAGGTGTCTTTTCACCGGTGCTTGGGAATGACATTTTCCCACTCTGCAATGAAGGATTTGGTTACACGTTTCTTAAGCAAAAATTGAACACTGAATGAcgttgaataatttttttgtgtggaaggaGTACAATGGATGACTTGTATATTTCCATAttatgtttcaaaacatcccttaaacctaaaaaataaaaaaattaacaaattgaagaacagaGAAACCGATGAGCACTACAAATGGCCTATTCGCacggaaaataaaattgttttcaacaAGTTGGACTAAATATCATTAACAAAGGGACAGCGTAAAAAGTAATatcataataattataataattgtggataaataataataaaatactaatgTAGCATAACCATGAAACAGGGAATTCAGTAGGAAGATGAAATCTTAATAAGTTCATAGAAATTTTCGgatcatttttctaatttttgtgtatttagttctgaattttccaagaaaaaggaataaaataataatttagggtaaaatgggaggatgtggccatgttgactgacgtacacttgtgcaagtggTGAAAGGTGACCGGCTGAGATTGCGCCAGGTGTTTTCTTGCAATTAGGGTTGGctattttagtggaaaaatccttgaaaataggtaataaatagtaggaaatTCCTAAAAAAGGTTGGGAAAATTACCCGGGCCTCCTTGTGACGGCATAAAAATAGGAGAACCTATAAATCATCCGTctcgcaatgaaataatccaaattgttttacataactcacttccctctttaccctaagtattgatgtttgttaacttcaacttcaataacctacttCAAGAAGCATCTCCGGTTAATGTTCGGAATAATTGTCTAAAATGCGTAACAATGAATGGAAGAATTCAGCAAGGGAGATGGAGTGTCAATGAGTTCGTAGCAATTTTcggaaataattttgaatttttgtatattaagttatgaattttataagacaaaggaataaaataataatttagggtaaaatgggaggatgtggccatgttgactgacgtacacttgtgcaagGGGTGAAAGGTGACCGGCTGAGATTGTGCCAGGTACCTCATGGGAATTAGGGTTGGctattttagtggaaaaatccTTCATAAtaggtaataaatagtaggaaatTCCTAAAAATGCCCCAAAAATTACTCCGGCCTCCTTGTGACGTCATAAAACTAGGAGAACCTATAAATCATTCGTCTTGCAattttttaatccaaattgttttacataactcacttccctctttaccctaagtattgatgtttgttaacttcaacttcaacaaCCTACTTCAAGAAGCATCTCCGGTTAATGTTcggaattatttttaaaactgcGTAACGGATGTGGAAATAGGtaataaattataagaaaatccaaaatattcCCGGATaatgacaaaatcaaaattatttgtacATAACTCACTTTCATCTTACCCCTAATTCACTTTAACACGTATATTTCGGATAATATTCgatttaaaatttgtaataatacaataattagtttcactatatacaataatatgttttgttataaaagttgaacataaataataattgcacATGCTTTGAAGCCATCATTGCAACTACGCCTAGAGCTTTCAAGACGTCAGTTcgtattcaataagttgtccacatgCAACTGCACCTACAGTTATAAACACGTCAgaggtattcaataagttgtccacatgCAACTGCACCTACAGTTGTAAACACGTCAgaggtattcaataagttgtccacatgCAACTGCACTTAGAGTTTTTAACACGTCAGAGGTattcaataaattttccaTATGACGCCGCATTGGGAATCagtaatatattttcaatcatgtccaatcacataaaataatgcCATACTTTTTCTCAATAACCTCACACAAGTGAAGCAATTTTAAAACCCTTAGTGAATATTTGTCCTAGTCTATATGAGTGTTTATATATTCAGTCTGCATTTTTTTCACAGTATATGTTAACTTTTAGAGGGATTccacaaacataaaatataaagaaagcaagaaataGTAGGAGATGAACCagtacaaaaaacaatatataaatggTACATAATAATTCCATAACCTTGTCACAAACGCGCTCACAAAAGCTTTTCCATAAACCTTGTcctaacatataataaataaaggcaaCATTGCATATGATGCAACCATGTCCAAATCTGATACATGATCANNNNNNNNNNNNNNNNNNNNNNNNNNNNNNNNNNNNNNNNNNNNNNNNNNNNNNNNNNNNNNNNNNNNNNNNNNNNNNNNNNNNNNNNNNNNNNNNNNNNNNNNNNNNNNNNNNNNNNNNNNNNNNNNNNNNNNNNNNNNNNNNNNNNNNNNNNNNNNNNNNNNNNNNNNNNNNNNNNNNNNNNNNNNNNNNNNNNNNNNNNNNNNNNNNNNNNNNNNNNNNNNNNNNNNNNNNNNNNNNNNNNNNNNNNNNNNNNNNNNNNNNNNNNNNNNNNNNNNNNNNNNNNNNNNNNNNNNNNNNNNNNNNNNNNNNNNNNNNNNNNNNNNNNNNNNNNNNNNNNNNNNNNNNNNNNNNNNNNNNNNNNNNNNNNNNNNNNNNNNNNNNNNNNNNNNNNNNNNNNNNNNNNNNNNNNNNNNNNNNNNNNNNNNNNNNNNNNNNNNNNNNNNNNNNNNNNNNNNNNNNNNNNNNNNNNNNNNNNNNNNNNNNNNNNNNNNNNNNNNNNNNNNNNNNNNNNNNNNNNNNNNNNNNNNNNNNNNNNNNNNNNNNNNNNNNNNNNNNNNNNNNNNNNNNNNNNNNNNNNNNNNNNNNNNNNNNNNNNNNNNNNNNNNNNNNNNNNNNNNNNNNNNNNNNNNNNNNNNNNNNNNNNNNNNNNNNNNNNNNNNNNNNNNNNNNNNNNNNNNNNNNNNNNNNNNNNNNNNNNNNNNNNNNNNNNNNNNNNNNNNNNNNNNNNNNNNNNNNNNNNNNNNNNNNNNNNNNNNNNNNNNNNNNNNNNNNNNNNNNNNNNNNNNNNNNNNNNNNNNNNNNNNNNNNNNNNNNNNNNNNNNNNNNNNNNNNNNNNNNNNNNNNNNNNNNNNNNNNNNNNNNNNNNNNNNNNNNNNNNNNNNNNNNNNNNNNNNNNNNNNNNNNNNNNNNNNNNNNNNNNNNNNNNNNNNNNNNNNNNNNNNNNNNNNNNNNNNNNNNNNNNNNNNNNNNNNNNNNNNNNNNNNNNNNNNNNNNNNNNNNNNNNNNNNNNNNNNNNNNNNNNNNNNNNNNNNNNNNNNNNNNNNNNNNNNNNNNNNNNNNNNNNNNNNNNNNNNNNNNNNNNNNNNNNNNNNNNNNNNNNNNNNNNNNNNNNNNNNNNNNNNNNNNNNNNNNNNNNNNNNNNNNNNNNNNNNNNNNNNNNNNNNNNNNNNNNNNNNNNNNNNNNNNNNNNNNNNNNNNNNNNNNNNNNNNNNNNNNNNNNNNNNNNNNNNNNNNNNNNNNNNNNNNNNNNNNNNNNNNNNNNNNNNNNNNNNNNNNNNNNNNNNNNNNNNNNNNNNNNNNNNNNNNNNNNNNNNNNNNNNNNNNNNNNNNNNNNNNNNNNNNNNNNNNNNNNNNNNNNNNNNNNNNNNNNNNNNNNNNNNNNNNNNNNNNNNNNNNNNNNNNNNNNNNNNNNNNNNNNNNNNNNNNNNNNNNNNNNNNNNNNNNNNNNNNNNNNNNNNNNNNNNNNNNNNNNNNNNNNNNNNNNNNNNNNNNNNNNNNNNNNNNNNNNNNNNNNNNNNNNNNNNNNNNNNNNNNNNNNNNNNNNNNNNNNNNNNNNNNNNNNNNNNNNNNNNNNNNNNNNNNNNNNNNNNNNNNNNNNNNNNNNNNNNNNNNNNNNNNNNNNNNNNNNNNNNNNNNNNNNNNNNNNNNNNNNNNNNNNNNNNNNNNNNNNNNNNNNNNNNNNNNNNNNNNNNNNNNNNNNNNNNNNNNNNNNNNNNNNNNNNNNNNNNNNNNNNNNNNNNNNNNNNNNNNNNNNNNNNNNNNNNNNNNNNNNNNNNNNNNNNNNNNNNNNNNNNNNNNNNNNNNNNN includes:
- the LOC117613554 gene encoding uncharacterized protein LOC117613554 produces the protein MLLGGDIGESTEGTQLEFSIVDIDLDQHTAVLSKLNIWLNLNGKASAQGVQLRKRKRIIPKWKIIEASELVPTTGARLRGLKMLDPLKAIPHDDLVNLLKLCWEWRQDPNLVMQFGNVEAEIEFLASLVKADGWLKGDHLDLGLYLMRKRQQQLEEVEIADWTTTYVFFYESHKYLLCGE